The following are encoded together in the Thunnus maccoyii chromosome 18, fThuMac1.1, whole genome shotgun sequence genome:
- the rab40c gene encoding ras-related protein Rab-40C: protein MGSQGSPVKSYDYLLKFLLVGDSDVGKGEILDSLQDGSAESPYAYSSGIDYKTTTILLDGRRVKLELWDTSGQGRFCTIFRSYSRGAQGILLVYDITNRWSFDGIDRWIREIDEHAPGVPRILVGNRLHLAFKRQVPTEQARAYAEKNGMTFFEVSPLCNFNVIESFTELSRIVLMRHGMEKFWRPNRVFSLQDLCCRAIVSCTPVHLIDKLPLPVAIKSHLKSFSMANGMNAVMMHGRSYSLANPAGGSKGNSLKRSKSIRPPQSPPQNCTRNNCKIS, encoded by the exons ATGGGCAGCCAGGGCAGCCCAGTGAAAAGCTACGACTACCTGCTCAAGTTCCTCCTGGTCGGAGACAGCGACGTTGGCAAAGGAGAGATCCTGGACAGCCTGCAGGATGGCTCGGCTGAATCCCCATATGCTTACAGTAGCG gCATTGACTATAAAACCACCACCATTCTTCTGGACGGGAGGAGAGTGAAGCTGGAGCTTTG ggACACCTCGGGTCAGGGCAGGTTCTGCACCATCTTCCGCTCATATTCCCGCGGCGCTCAG GGGATCCTGCTGGTCTATGACATCACCAACCGGTGGTCGTTTGACGGCATCGACAGGTGGATCAGAGAGATCGACGAG CATGCTCCGGGGGTGCCTCGGATCCTCGTGGGTAACCGGCTGCACCTGGCCTTCAAACGGCAGGTCCCCACCGAGCAGGCGAGGGCGTACGCCGAGAAGAACGGCATGACCTTCTTCGAGGTGAGCCCGCTGTGCAACTTCAACGTCATCGAGTCCTTCACGGAGCTGTCGCGCATCGTCCTGATGAGACACGGCATGGAGAAGTTCTGGAGGCCCAACagag TCTTCAGCCTCCAGGACCTCTGCTGCAGAGCCATCGTGTCGTGCACGCCGGTCCACCTCATCGACAAGCTCCCCCTGCCCGTCGCCATCAAGTCCCACCTCAAGTCCTTCTCCATGGCCAACGGCATGAACGCCGTCATGATGCACGGACGCTCCTACTCGCTGGCCAACCCGGCCGGCGGCTCCAAAGGCAACAGCCTGAAGCGCTCCAAGTCCATCCGTCCACCGCAGAGCCCGCCGCAGAACTGCACCCGGAACAACTGTAAAATCTCCTAA